In a genomic window of Occallatibacter riparius:
- a CDS encoding beta-N-acetylhexosaminidase, translating into MRLLVECASARWFGTLVMAAGLMTGVSVYGQGAGTEKLHLMPLPSSVQMGQGELVLGTNFKAGFDGQHDARLDAALDRFLVQLDRQCGGIRRAQHDAAQNAALVLTVKVAGPGGAVQSVDEDESYKLTVSASAAQLSAATDVGAMHGMETLLQLADMKEGACRLPAVSIDDVPRFRWRGLHLDVSRHFETVEVIKRTLDGMAVAKLNVFHWHLSDDQGFRAESKKFPRFTQVASDGLFYTQEQMKDVVAYARARGIRVVPEFDMPGHTSSWLVAYPEFGAEEIKEMPITFGIPQAELDPSNEKTYKFLDELIGEMGAIFPDAYFHIGGDETKGKGWEENPRIAEFMKKKGFDKPEKLQAYFNQRLLPILQKHGKKMMGWDEILTPELPKDIMVQSWRGEKSLAAGAEQGYVGILSAPYYLDAMKTSEMMFLADPIPADTKLTPEQQKLIWGGEICMWGEQINPETVDSRIWPRSLAIAERFWSPQSDRDVADMYRRLRAASLELEDVGLTHVSGPQTLRRNLAGSAHPEALNVMAAAVEPATFGERYQAQKTDRLTSLDRMIDAVVPDPPARQEIARQVDAALSGDKAAAMKLRRRFESWQEVAPEIQAMAAQSARLSDQSDRARQLGALGTAGLEALAFIETHAAAPSAWVDAQKAAIEEAKKPSGLTRFVFLPAMEKLIEAAGAPAR; encoded by the coding sequence ATGCGCCTTCTGGTCGAGTGTGCTTCCGCGCGGTGGTTTGGGACTTTGGTAATGGCTGCCGGTCTGATGACCGGCGTTTCTGTTTATGGGCAAGGCGCCGGCACTGAGAAGCTGCATTTGATGCCGCTGCCCTCGTCAGTGCAGATGGGGCAGGGCGAGCTGGTGCTGGGAACGAACTTCAAGGCCGGCTTTGATGGCCAGCACGATGCTCGGCTGGATGCGGCGCTGGACCGGTTTCTAGTGCAGCTCGATCGGCAGTGCGGGGGGATTCGGCGGGCGCAACATGATGCTGCGCAGAACGCTGCGCTTGTCCTGACGGTGAAAGTAGCGGGGCCTGGTGGCGCGGTGCAGAGCGTGGACGAGGACGAGAGCTACAAGCTGACGGTTTCGGCGAGCGCGGCGCAGTTGAGTGCGGCGACCGATGTGGGCGCGATGCACGGGATGGAGACGCTGCTGCAACTCGCGGATATGAAGGAAGGCGCGTGCAGGCTGCCGGCGGTGAGCATTGATGATGTGCCGCGGTTCCGGTGGCGGGGATTGCATTTGGATGTGAGCCGGCATTTCGAAACTGTCGAGGTGATCAAGCGGACGCTGGATGGGATGGCGGTGGCGAAGCTGAACGTCTTCCACTGGCACCTGAGCGATGACCAGGGGTTCAGGGCGGAGAGCAAGAAGTTTCCGCGCTTCACGCAGGTTGCGTCGGACGGGCTCTTCTATACGCAAGAGCAGATGAAGGACGTTGTCGCTTACGCGCGGGCGCGGGGGATTCGCGTGGTGCCGGAGTTCGATATGCCGGGGCACACGTCGAGCTGGCTGGTGGCCTATCCCGAGTTTGGAGCGGAGGAGATCAAGGAGATGCCGATCACGTTCGGGATTCCGCAGGCCGAGCTGGATCCGAGCAACGAGAAGACATACAAGTTTCTCGACGAGTTGATTGGGGAGATGGGGGCGATTTTTCCGGACGCGTACTTCCACATTGGCGGCGACGAGACGAAGGGCAAGGGGTGGGAAGAGAATCCGCGGATTGCAGAGTTCATGAAGAAGAAGGGCTTTGATAAGCCGGAGAAGCTGCAGGCGTATTTCAACCAGCGGCTGCTGCCGATCTTGCAGAAGCACGGCAAGAAGATGATGGGGTGGGACGAGATTCTGACGCCGGAGCTGCCGAAGGACATCATGGTGCAGAGCTGGCGCGGAGAGAAGAGCCTGGCTGCAGGTGCGGAGCAGGGCTATGTAGGGATTTTGTCGGCGCCGTACTACCTGGACGCGATGAAGACGAGCGAGATGATGTTCCTGGCGGACCCGATTCCGGCGGATACGAAGCTGACGCCGGAGCAGCAGAAGCTGATCTGGGGCGGCGAAATCTGCATGTGGGGCGAGCAAATCAATCCGGAGACGGTGGACTCGAGAATTTGGCCGCGGAGCCTGGCGATTGCGGAGCGGTTCTGGTCGCCGCAGTCGGACCGTGATGTGGCGGATATGTATCGGCGGCTGAGGGCGGCTTCGCTTGAGCTGGAAGATGTGGGCCTGACGCATGTTTCGGGGCCGCAGACGTTGCGACGGAATCTGGCTGGATCGGCGCATCCGGAGGCGTTGAATGTGATGGCGGCGGCGGTGGAGCCGGCGACGTTCGGCGAGCGCTACCAGGCACAGAAGACGGATCGGCTGACGTCGCTGGACCGGATGATTGATGCGGTTGTGCCCGATCCGCCGGCGCGACAGGAGATTGCGCGACAGGTGGATGCGGCGCTGAGCGGCGACAAGGCGGCGGCGATGAAGCTGCGGCGGCGGTTTGAGAGCTGGCAGGAAGTTGCGCCGGAGATTCAGGCGATGGCGGCGCAGTCGGCGCGGCTGTCAGACCAGTCGGATCGTGCGCGGCAGCTAGGTGCGCTGGGGACGGCGGGGCTGGAGGCGCTGGCGTTCATCGAGACGCATGCGGCTGCGCCGAGCGCGTGGGTGGATGCGCAGAAGGCGGCGATTGAAGAGGCGAAGAAGCCGTCGGGGCTGACGCGGTTTGTGTTTCTGCCGGCGATGGAGAAGTTGATCGAGGCGGCGGGTGCTCCGGCCCGCTGA
- a CDS encoding sigma 54-interacting transcriptional regulator: protein MPAAHPLPRSGETLPLTLGELRNSHYAQVANRSIKDEMRGNLIALLKSGATIFPGIVGYEDTVVPQIVNAVLSKQNFILLGLRGQAKSRILRALTALLDERTPYVAGCEIRDNPFHPLCRRCRELVSDRGDATAIAYMTREERYVEKLATPDVTVADLIGDIDPIKAARGGENLASELTMHYGLLPRANRGIFAINELPDLAGKIQVALFNIMQEGDVQIKGYPVRLELDVALVFSANPEDYTARGKIVTPLKDRIGSEIRTHYPETIEEGIAITSQEAWEARGPGIEIPSYMREIVELIAFSAREDKKVDKRSGVSQRLPISTMELVISNAERRALINQEEVIVPRVSDIYAALPGITGKLELEYEGELKGADTVVKDLIATAVRKTYDKHFGDIDTQQIEMWFNLGGTVKLDDAISADAALAELSGIQGLMEKVSALGLKLSDNSPVLVGGAEFLLEGMVAHRKLSRNEERGFGAQEKQSRKQETHKMEIDYEDWERGRRSRRGYN, encoded by the coding sequence ATGCCTGCAGCCCATCCACTTCCCCGATCGGGGGAGACTCTTCCATTGACCTTGGGAGAACTGCGAAACAGCCACTACGCTCAAGTTGCGAACCGCTCGATTAAGGACGAGATGCGCGGAAATCTGATTGCGCTGCTGAAGAGCGGCGCGACGATTTTTCCGGGCATTGTTGGGTACGAGGATACGGTAGTGCCGCAGATTGTGAATGCGGTGCTGTCGAAGCAGAACTTCATTCTTCTGGGCCTGCGCGGGCAGGCGAAGAGCCGGATTCTGCGGGCGCTGACGGCGCTGCTGGATGAACGCACGCCGTATGTGGCTGGATGCGAGATTCGCGACAACCCGTTCCATCCGCTGTGCAGGCGCTGCCGTGAACTGGTAAGCGATCGCGGCGATGCGACTGCGATTGCCTATATGACGCGCGAGGAGCGCTATGTGGAGAAGCTGGCCACGCCGGATGTGACGGTGGCTGATTTGATTGGCGATATCGATCCGATTAAGGCGGCGCGCGGAGGCGAGAACCTTGCGAGCGAACTGACGATGCACTATGGATTGCTGCCGAGAGCGAACCGCGGGATCTTCGCGATCAATGAATTGCCGGATCTCGCGGGGAAGATCCAGGTGGCGCTGTTCAACATCATGCAGGAAGGCGATGTACAGATCAAAGGCTACCCGGTGCGGCTGGAACTGGATGTGGCTCTAGTGTTCAGCGCGAATCCTGAGGACTACACGGCGCGTGGGAAGATTGTGACTCCGCTGAAGGACAGGATCGGGTCGGAGATTCGCACGCATTATCCGGAGACGATTGAGGAAGGCATTGCGATCACTTCGCAGGAGGCGTGGGAAGCGCGCGGACCTGGGATTGAGATTCCGAGTTATATGCGCGAGATCGTAGAGTTGATCGCCTTCAGTGCGCGCGAAGACAAGAAGGTGGATAAGCGGAGTGGAGTCAGCCAGAGGCTACCTATCTCGACGATGGAGTTAGTGATCTCCAATGCGGAACGCCGGGCATTGATCAATCAAGAAGAGGTGATTGTGCCGCGGGTGAGCGATATCTACGCTGCGCTGCCGGGAATCACGGGCAAGCTCGAGCTTGAGTATGAGGGCGAGCTGAAGGGCGCCGACACCGTGGTGAAGGACCTGATTGCGACGGCGGTGCGGAAGACGTACGACAAGCACTTCGGCGACATCGACACACAGCAGATTGAGATGTGGTTCAACCTGGGCGGCACGGTGAAGCTGGATGATGCGATCAGTGCCGATGCGGCGCTGGCCGAGTTGAGCGGGATCCAGGGATTGATGGAGAAGGTATCGGCTCTGGGGCTGAAGCTATCCGATAATTCGCCGGTGTTGGTGGGCGGTGCGGAGTTTCTGCTGGAGGGTATGGTGGCGCACCGCAAGCTAAGCCGCAATGAGGAGCGTGGGTTTGGCGCGCAGGAGAAGCAATCGCGCAAGCAGGAGACGCACAAGATGGAGATTGATTACGAGGATTGGGAGAGGGGGAGGAGATCGAGGAGGGGATATAACTGA